The Plasmodium vinckei vinckei genome assembly, chromosome: PVVCY_09 genome includes the window atttttttccatgattgtaatattatttttgatttCTTCTCCTATATTAACACCTAAATTTTTAgacataatttttgtatttttttcaatatgaTCACTTAAATATTCATCTATATTTCTACTTAGgatagatatatatttttttagttctttacttatattttcatttatttgatcatttaaaaatataatttttttttctaactctttatttatattatcatttacattaatgtctatttttttttcaactatgtctatttttctttttaattcattatttacatttttatataaattattttccatattattactaatattttctaatacattttcatttaatttatcatataattcttctatattattttttattttgctatttatattttcacttAAACTAGTATTTAATATgtctacatttttttttatttcatcattcatatttatattcatattttcattaatatttttatatgctttatcaatatttttttttatttcaaggTTTATACTTTCACTTATTTTATcggaaatattattatccgTTTCAAAGCatgataaattttttttctctagAATGTTaactaaattattttcaagaaaatccataatatatttttcgattttattttgtatatttttatctacaTTAGTTGAAAGACAGTTATTTGCGCTATTTCGTATAATACCAGGAACACctttacaaataaaattttttacttttaaaaGTTCATTTTGgtcatcattattttctttcctTTGATTCATCATTTCtgttatttcattattggATTTGTCTATACACTTTTTTTGAGCCATATCACATGTTTCAGTAAATGCCATTTTGGGATTCGTTAGTACTGGGTATTTATTAGCCTTATGAGTATTCAAATTgttttctttaatatttgCTTCATTTATATCTAATTCTTTTTCAAAAGCTCgagtattttttatactattatattctttatacaatactgtattattatttacaatactatcattatatatatagctattatttaaatattgtgtatttttatatgtacttgcatttaaattatatatttttttatttatattttctaaagTACTATTTGAATGTTTCTCTCCAAACATATTATGATCTGTTTTTCCAAAACTAAActcatttctttttctcaCATTATTAATACCAgctgtattaaaaaattcatctAAATCTTCtctgtttatttttacattcgATTGATAacaaattgttttattttcatcactaattgttctatttttataattgtcGTTACGATTTGTTTGTATGTTACTATACAATGtttcattgtttttttttgtttttttttttaactgtTCTACTTTGTACTTATCATCAGTTCTAGATTCTTCACTATGCACATTTTGTCTCCCagaatttattaatttatttgtatgtTTTTTTGATACTTTATCTCTAAAATATCCTGACACTAACAAACTTGTATTCATCTTTTTATTCTCatcaacatttttatcaaagtCAATTGTACTACATCCTCTCAAACTTTCATTACAATCTCTTTTCATAGACtcacaaaataaatttctatttccattttcatataaaaatttattacttttttttaatagttCAATATCATCATTTACTTGTTTACTTAATGCTCCTCCGTGTGTGcgattttcttttatttccttttctatccacattatatgtatatgtatgtatatacttttgtttttttctttttctttatcgAGTTGTATTATCAGATAAATGTGAGGGCATGcataaatttgtttgttCTACTTACTACTTTATCaatgtattaaaataaaattcagAGTATGtgttatactttttttataaaattaattgtCTATCCTAGACATTTCAAATAAACAACCGCCAAGTTTAGACTTATAGAGAgttgataaaataatacaaaaacaGTAAAAtgcttatttaaaaaaaaaactacaaaaaataaacacgTTAAATAAAGCGATTGCGTAATAAGGTATCAAACTCAAATTACTAAAAAggtgtatataatatattgtcaaattttttatacaaaaaaaattaattaaaaaaaagttactaaacaaacaaatatatttatgtatgcatataccatttcgaaaaaaacaacaacAAATGTTGTATTCGAATTGTGTAGGATGTAAAGAaatagacaaaaaaaattaatataaaaagtgtaATCGATAAAATTGTGTGATTGcactttttataaaaaaaaatatttttaaaatgaacaaaagGAATAGCTAGCTAATTCTTATTGACAAATATGTATAGACAAAATtggaaataattaaatgggaaatgaaaatagataaaaaaaattatacattttttagaacttttttaaaataatatatataataataaaacaattatttGTAATTAAATAGAACAACgataatagaaaaataataatcaagCAGACAGAATacttttttgtattaattatttctcAGCATATTCCATCTTTTTATGGtgattaatttttcatggGTTTTTGAATTCTCTTTTCATGAAGAGcccataaataatatagtatattagtttggaaaaaagaaaaaaaagtgtgtatatacattttcctatttttcatatattaatatatgccttttgttttttctactataaatatgctttatatattttttgctaGTGCATATAGATAAGATATTTTGACTGtcttaattatttaaataattatcatactatattaagaaataaatagaataaaaatttacaacAAAAAAAGTGCATAAATTGATACAAACTTATTTTTAGAAAtcttcataaaaaaaaaaagtaaaatcacaatttcatttttataatcctttattattattttttttcaaaatgaacattatcattttattatcgTCTTTTCGGAATATATAacactttttaatataagcatgatatgaaaataatttcttttcattttcctAAACTCTTTATTTggcttaatttttttctcttattttttttcagtatatttatttttacatttttcttatttcaTGCTAAAACCATAAAGggaaatttattttttttttcttatcaataaatattaatgaaaatataagtatttattaattttttacgtAATTATAAAGAGagacatattttattttcaaacatttttacacgtttaaattttttttattttcatcccTGAGTTTcctattttcaaatatataagtattTATCGCATATTGTTGAAAAAATCATGAGGAAtgggaataaaaaaaaagttaataaataaaagtattatATAGGCAATAGTATGATGAATAGaaaactataaaaaaatttgaaaaaaaaaaaatataaaactaaGTTATGAGTATATCAACGAAAAACACGGATGACTGTATTTTTTGCCGTGTGACTGGAACAGTACTATTTGGAGGTGTAtcattttattcatatttgaaatttttacaagcaaaaaaaaaaacaggaGATAGAGTTTTTTTTGGATTTATGTTTGCCTGTTTTGGAATTTTATCGATATATAGAGCAAGTACACCAGCACGAAGTATTAcacaaaaaacaaaaaaccAAGAGAATTAGGATAATggcaaataataatgaaaatatgacTTTCAAGGATATTTTAAACAGTAGggaaaatcaaataaatacaaacatattgaatgataatatgaataattattGCAATTCATTCAATATTAATCAAAATTcagtaaatatatgtaaaggAAATACCgaattatataatcaagggataaacaataatatcAATATGAACTCTACTTCAAGAAAAGATAATGTAGAAATATATGTTGAAAATATGcttaatgaattaaaaaataaaatgcaaaacttatcaaataatttattaagtaAAGTTGATAATATGGAAAAGTCGTTAGAAAGTCTAGAAAATATCATGTCtactttttcaaataaaagtgaattataattattatattcaaatataaaactatatatatatatagtatatcCATTACCCAAGTATATATCTTTTGCTACCCTCTCTaccttttaaaatatgtctAACTATACTGataatcattatttataacattAAATTAAgtgaataatttatatattttttaacgtaaaaaaataaaataaatgaaatgcTTATGTTGTTTTccttaattttaatttcctTCTTTGGTtagtaaattttttatgtgcAAAATggtatgaataaaaaagtagCATTTTAAAGTGACATTAAAAAAgccatatatttttattttatgaattataaATCTTTGAATACCAAagtgtaatttttttattttttccttttttttcacttttcttttttctatttattCCCTTTtccttcttttttatttttttatttcccttttttatgaaaaaatttcaGTTTAATTAATTTCGGAGGTGTGTGTGTGtgcgtttttttttaatttaatatttttacaattccCCAAcggtttatatttttgatttgtatttatttttttttttgattaaaatgaatgtaattataatgttattcttttctttccgttttaaacaataaaaatgcaaactaaatgtatttaaaatacaTTGCTATTATAAAtcgttttatttattaatatctacacataatatattactttataaatgttattttcaaatttttaataaatatttaccTTTTTATGCAACTTACTGCTgctacaaaaaataaaaatgaaaatgacaacaaatcaaaatataaagaagaaaTGGGAAGCATAATATTTGGacagaaaaaataaaaacgaaaaaaagaCAGTATATATTCAATAATTGTTTCattatgattattattattatatactttttttcaacCTATATTTCGTGTGTAATTTAGAGATTtacattttgtaaaattcatgaattattttcaagTCATAAAAGAtagtttttcttttattctGTCAAACAATTAAGCATATCACAtagtataattataattatttttttcgttgtAATTATgaataagaaaatatttgcCTTTAGAGATGATACAAAATCAAAAGAAGCGGATGAATTTATACGAAAAAATGGGTTTACATTACCCtttcaaatatttcaaattttgTCTTTTCTGATATTTATAGTTATAAttgcatttattatttgtatttctGCATTGAATACTAATcctatatttataacattttatatattctttggaattttaattattgcTATTCTTATATTATCTTATATTGTGACATCAATCAATCCTATAGATCCTCTGTCTTTTAAGTACATTAATAGAGTAGCAAATGACGAAGATATTAAAGGATTATATGAATGCGATATTTGTGGATTTGTAGAGCCTCAAAGTAAACATTGTAAAGTTTGCAATAAATGTGTTTCCGTTTTTGATCACCATTGTATGTGGGTTAATAATTGCAtagggaaaaaaaattacaagtaaaaattaaaataaacatattttaacaaatatactgcatattatttagattcattaaaaaatatataaattgtgtttaattcgattttttatgtcaattttaatatacataaaatttattaacgTTCAGGTATTTTGTATCCCTACTACTAGCCTTAACGATTTTTCATTGTTTCGTATTTCTCTTCTGTGCGATTACTTTTTTCATGTCTTTGAAGCATGATATTATAAAGGATAAATGGAATAAGGTAAAGCAAAAtggggaaaaaaaatatatgctatatatatgtgtgcatAGATGAAAATAACTGTTCATGCCGTTTTTGAAATTTACTGTGCTAgcttacatttttaatgctTATGACCAACCacatgttattttttatttgatttgcTTTTTTAGCTTTACGGATATTACAACGACGCATTATTCTACACACTGATATGCGCACTTTTTGTGTTAAatggaatattttttgttctaGTCATACAGCTTTTTGGATTGCacatttatttgatttcaaaaaaaatgacaacatatgaatatatagtTAACCGATCTAACGTACGAATAAAACTGAATATTAATTTGTGTGCATATGTATTGTTTAAATATGTGTGTGAACTATCATTTAAGTAGCTATCTTTCCAGCATATAAACTCACCATTTAAATGGCTAgctatttattattttatttttcagtCAGAAGACAAGGAAAAGATGGGAATTAAAACGTTTTTCGAATGGATTATTATAGATAAAAAGTACGTTAAACATACAAcgaatttaaatatattattcttcCCCCaaacttttttatactCCATTTactcatttattttttactttttttaggAGATTGAAAAAGACAGATAGCCAAAGCgaagtataaaaaaaaaaaaaatataaaaaaaaaaatattaaaaaaaatgatatagcTATATATACACCATTCTTTTGTATGCtacaatatatgtatggtattaatttaaaataaatttttagcAGGATATAGAAAACCCCAAAGTTGAAGCTTAAATgtctataaaatattaataaaaaaaagttattaaacaaataaaaactaAATATGATcaacaatatatatggagCATCcatcaaaaatatttttataaatgcaTACACAAGTTGTGTGAAAAagggatatatataataacaattttaaatattccatcataatttatgtaaacacaaaaaattaaaaaacgaataactatataattgtgtatataatggaagatttaataaataaactttATTTACACgtatttatcatataacTTTAGTGTGCAACCTCATTACACAGTTAGGGGATATGATGCCATTACATTTTACTGTTCTGTTATTCCcttgaaaattattttttttgcaaattttacataaaattcaaaggtaattaaaattatataaatgtgtaAACAAAAACTAATTAAACCCTTGGAACTGTAAATCATTTgcttgttttattatatcatttccatatttttcttcttttatttttgattcAATAAAACTCAATCGTTTTGTTAGATTATCTAGTACAATTGCCATtgtatcattttttgtatttataactTCATTTTGTAgcttcaattttttattttcttctataAGAGCATTATTTGTAGACGAATTTATATCCATTGAAGCATTACTATCGATTGagtttttgttttgtttttttaatttagaAATTTCATCTTTTAAGTCATCTgtatattctttatataattttgtttgttcATTAATTTGATTTTGTAAAGacttaataatattaacattttttatattaatttctctttctttttctGTAACTTCCATTAAATgtttattaacattttctAGGTTAAGTATTTTGTCTAAAAGTTTTTTGtgttcttcattttttagatgattattttcatcagtCAATTTATCACATTTTTCTTGATAATTagataattcattttttatttcagtAATATTAAGATTAAgttgttcattttttgtaagtAATTCACTATTGGCACTATTGAGGCATTGAATTGATTGTTCTCTATCATTTTGTTCCTTTAcaatattttctaaaatttcattatttttattttttgtttcatttgattcatttaataattcatcAAAACGAATTTGCATTTCTTTAATTTGTGTTTCATATTGATTTCTTATTTgtgatattttttcttcattttcctTAGCATTTGAATTAGCAAAATTTGTTAGCTGCTctttaatatgtttattttcgATCATTGcatgttcataattttttaataattcatttttttcattatcaaaagtttctttttttttcaaaaaatcttcatttaattcttgaatttttttagtaacTAAAACTTCAGTTTGATTTTCAAGCATTTTAATAGTATCttcatattcatttattttttggatattttcttcatatttttcagTTAGTTGTTTATTTGATGTATTAGCTTTTTCTAATAGAtcattatattctttttttttttcttcatattctttacttatttcattatattgttGTATATAGGTATTTACTTTTTCTTTagattcttttttaattctatCAATTTCTACTTGTAATAGATCTGCAAATTGTTCACGAATTTTATCTGATTCTTTTgcatcattttctttaatatgttcgatttctttttctaatttcattttttcatcatttaatatatttatttttttattatatatatcttcattattttttaaattatcttctaagtttttattttgatttaaaatattttctctttcatcatttagtatagatatattatgttCTAAATc containing:
- a CDS encoding heat shock factor-binding protein 1, putative, whose product is MANNNENMTFKDILNSRENQINTNILNDNMNNYCNSFNINQNSVNICKGNTELYNQGINNNINMNSTSRKDNVEIYVENMLNELKNKMQNLSNNLLSKVDNMEKSLESLENIMSTFSNKSEL
- a CDS encoding palmitoyltransferase DHHC3, putative, with translation MNKKIFAFRDDTKSKEADEFIRKNGFTLPFQIFQILSFLIFIVIIAFIICISALNTNPIFITFYIFFGILIIAILILSYIVTSINPIDPLSFKYINRVANDEDIKGLYECDICGFVEPQSKHCKVCNKCVSVFDHHCMWVNNCIGKKNYKYFVSLLLALTIFHCFVFLFCAITFFMSLKHDIIKDKWNKLYGYYNDALFYTLICALFVLNGIFFVLVIQLFGLHIYLISKKMTTYEYIVNRSNSEDKEKMGIKTFFEWIIIDKKRLKKTDSQSEDIENPKVEA